The Mugil cephalus isolate CIBA_MC_2020 chromosome 11, CIBA_Mcephalus_1.1, whole genome shotgun sequence genome includes a window with the following:
- the LOC125016211 gene encoding antizyme inhibitor 1-like isoform X1, whose translation MKGITDEPQYSVGLLEAGTAICDVIDSHIFEQTLSEKNAFFVADLGVVMRQHVRWRTHLSQIRPYYAVRCNSSPAVIEVLAALGTGFICTNKSELELVQSHAIPSEDIIYSGVCKQVSQIKYAAKNGIDLLVCDNEAELRKISRCHPNAKLLLQVSTEASNLDDEMSMTFGCSLKDCRHLLESAKELGMQVVGVRSHISGPCEDEQVYVHAISDARCVFDMGAEIGFNMTILDIGGSFSGSETQLELISNTVTSMVDLYFPSSTGVSVIAEPGSFFVSSAFTLAVNIVSKEAVARDRQDLDHDDLSPTEEPEFHYYMNEGVYGSFASKLAETLIAAPSVHKQNTYLDAPVFSSSLWGPSGDELDQVVEHCLLPELNIGDWLMFSHAGAYSLGQPLCTSTDSPPPPVYYVISTRDWFEMQDTGVTHEATLKNFSLVPYFLNSCQTEAALSVPA comes from the exons ATGAAAGGAATCACTGATGAACCGCAGTATTCTGTGGGCCTGCTGGAAGCAGGCACAGCCATCTGTGACGTGATCGACAGTCACATCTTTGAACAAACACTG TCTGAGAAGAACGCATTCTTTGTAGCAGACCTAGGAGTCGTAATGAGGCAGCATGTTCGCTGGCGAACCCACCTGTCCCAGATTCGACCCTACTATGCTGTCAGATGCAACAGCAGTCCAGCTGTGATTGAAGTTCTTGCTGCTCTCGGCACTGGATTCATTTGCACTAACAAG TCTGAACTTGAGCTGGTGCAGAGTCATGCCATCCCCTCTGAAGACATCATCTACAGTGGTGTCTGCAAACAGGTCTCCCAGATTAAATACGCTGCTAAGAACGGCATCGACCTCCTGGTGTGTGACAACGAAGCGGAGTTACGCAAGATTTCTCGCTGTCACCCCAATGCCAA GCTGCTGCTACAGGTGTCCACCGAAGCATCTAACCTGGACGATGAGATGAGCATGACGTTTGGCTGTTCCCTCAAGGACTGCAGGCATCTGTTGGAGAGCGCGAAGGAACTGGGCATGCAGGTGGTGGGAGTCAG GTCTCATATTTCTGGCCCCTGCGAGGACGAGCAGGTGTATGTTCATGCCATTTCTGATGCCCGTTGTGTCTTTGATATGGGA GCGGAAATTGGCTTCAACATGACAATCTTGGACATTGGAGGTTCATTCAGTGGCTCTGAGACGCAGCTGGAACTG ATCAGTAATACAGTGACTTCTATGGTGGACCTATACTTCCCTTCATCCACTGGAGTTTCTGTCATCGCTGAGCCTGGAAGCTTCTTTGTGTCTTCTGCATTCACCCTGGCTGTGAACATTGTCTCCAAGGAAGCGGTGGCACGTGATCGCCAGGACCTGGACCACG ATGACCTATCTCCCACCGAGGAGCCAGAGTTCCATTACTACATGAACGAGGGAGTGTACGGGTCATTTGCCAGCAAACTCGCAGAAACACTGATTGCTGCTCCATCTGTTCACAAG CAGAACACGTACCTGGACGCTCCAGTgttcagcagcagcctgtgggGTCCTTCTGGGGATGAACTGGACCAAGTGGTGGAGCACTGTCTGTTACCTGAGCTCAACATCGGAGACTGGCTCATGTTCTCACATGCCGGGGCCTACAGTCTGGGTCAGCCACTGTGCACCTCCACTGACTCCCCACCTCCCCCGGTCTACTATGTCATCTCCACTAGGGACTG GTTCGAGATGCAGGACACTGGTGTCACCCACGAGGCTACGCTGAAGAACTTCTCACTGGTTCCTTACTTTCTCAATTCCTGCCAAACAGAGGCTGCACTGTCTGTCCCGGCTTAG
- the LOC125016926 gene encoding V-type proton ATPase subunit C 1-A-like, with the protein MTEFWLISAPGEKTCQQTWDTMMAATTRTNNLSTNHKFTIPDLKVGTLDVLVGLSDELAKLDSFVESVVKKVAQYMADVLEDSRDKVQENLLANGVDLVTYIIRFQWDMAKYPIKQSLKNISEIISKQVTQIDNDLKARASAYNNLKGNLQNLERKNAGSLLTRSLADIVKKEDFVLDSEYLITLLVVVPKAGYSDWQKTYETLAEMVVPRSTNLLYEDSDSGLFSVTLFRKAMDDFKHKARENKFTVRDFQYNEEEMKADKEEMTRLSTDKKKQFGPLVRWLKVNFSEAFIAWIHIKALRVFVESVLRYGLPVNFQAMLLQPNKKTMKKLREVLNELYKHLDSSAAAIIDSAMDIPGLNLSQQEYYPYVYYKIDCNLLDFKA; encoded by the exons ATGACAGAGTTTTGGTTGATCTCTGCACCTGGAGAGAAGACGTGCCAGCAGACATGGGACACAATGATGGCAGCCACCACACGCACCAACAACCTTTCCACCAACCACAAGTTCACCATTCCAGACCTCAAG GTTGGGACACTAGATGTCTTGGTTGGACTGTCCGATGAACTGGCCAAATTAGATTCCTTTGTTGAAAG TGTGGTGAAGAAGGTGGCTCAGTACATGGCCGACGTGTTGGAGGACAGTCGAGACAAAGTGCAGGAGAACCTGTTGGCCAATGGAG ttgATCTCGTCACCTACATCATACGATTTCAGTGGGACATGGCAAAATACCCCATAAAACAGTCACTTAAGAACATCTCTGAAATCATCTCAAAG CAAGTAACCCAGATTGACAATGACTTGAAGGCCAGAGCATCAGCTTATAATAACCTGAAGGGAAACCTGCAGAACCTAGAAAGAAAGAATGC GGGGAGCCTGCTGACAAGGAGCCTGGCTGACATTGTCAAGAAGGAAGACTTTGTACTGGATTCAGAGTACCTCATCACTCTGCTGGTAGTTGTACCAAA GGCAGGATACTCTGACTGGCAGAAAACATATGAAACACTCGCTGAGATGGTGGTGCCTCGATCCACAAA TCTGCTGTATGAAGACAGTGACAGTGGCCTGTTCAGCGTCACTCTGTTCAGGAAAGCCATGGATGACTTCAAACACAAAGCCAGAGAGAACAA GTTCACTGTGAGAGATTTTCAGTACAATGAAGAAGAGATGAAGGCAGACAAGGAGGAAATGACGCGGCTTTCTACGGACAAAAAGAAGCAGTTC GGTCCTCTCGTCCGATGGCTGAAAGTGAACTTCAGTGAAGCTTTTATTGCCTGGATCCACATTAAAGCTCTGAGGGTCTTTGTGGAATCTGTTTTAAG atATGGGCTGCCGGTGAACTTTCAGGCCATGCTCTTACAGCCTAACAAGAAGACCATGAAGAAGCTGAGGGAGGTGCTCAATGAGCTGTACAAACATCTGGACAGCAGCGCGGCGGCCATCATTGAT TCTGCGATGGATATCCCAGGCCTGAACTTGAGCCAGCAGGAGTATTATCCTTACGTCTACTACAAGATCGACTGCAACTTGTTGGATTTCAAAGCTTAA
- the LOC125016211 gene encoding antizyme inhibitor 1-like isoform X2 has product MKGITDEPQYSVGLLEAGTAICDVIDSHIFEQTLSEKNAFFVADLGVVMRQHVRWRTHLSQIRPYYAVRCNSSPAVIEVLAALGTGFICTNKSELELVQSHAIPSEDIIYSGVCKQVSQIKYAAKNGIDLLVCDNEAELRKISRCHPNAKLLLQVSTEASNLDDEMSMTFGCSLKDCRHLLESAKELGMQVVGVRSHISGPCEDEQVYVHAISDARCVFDMGAEIGFNMTILDIGGSFSGSETQLELISNTVTSMVDLYFPSSTGVSVIAEPGSFFVSSAFTLAVNIVSKEAVARDRQDLDHDDLSPTEEPEFHYYMNEGVYGSFASKLAETLIAAPSVHKNTYLDAPVFSSSLWGPSGDELDQVVEHCLLPELNIGDWLMFSHAGAYSLGQPLCTSTDSPPPPVYYVISTRDWFEMQDTGVTHEATLKNFSLVPYFLNSCQTEAALSVPA; this is encoded by the exons ATGAAAGGAATCACTGATGAACCGCAGTATTCTGTGGGCCTGCTGGAAGCAGGCACAGCCATCTGTGACGTGATCGACAGTCACATCTTTGAACAAACACTG TCTGAGAAGAACGCATTCTTTGTAGCAGACCTAGGAGTCGTAATGAGGCAGCATGTTCGCTGGCGAACCCACCTGTCCCAGATTCGACCCTACTATGCTGTCAGATGCAACAGCAGTCCAGCTGTGATTGAAGTTCTTGCTGCTCTCGGCACTGGATTCATTTGCACTAACAAG TCTGAACTTGAGCTGGTGCAGAGTCATGCCATCCCCTCTGAAGACATCATCTACAGTGGTGTCTGCAAACAGGTCTCCCAGATTAAATACGCTGCTAAGAACGGCATCGACCTCCTGGTGTGTGACAACGAAGCGGAGTTACGCAAGATTTCTCGCTGTCACCCCAATGCCAA GCTGCTGCTACAGGTGTCCACCGAAGCATCTAACCTGGACGATGAGATGAGCATGACGTTTGGCTGTTCCCTCAAGGACTGCAGGCATCTGTTGGAGAGCGCGAAGGAACTGGGCATGCAGGTGGTGGGAGTCAG GTCTCATATTTCTGGCCCCTGCGAGGACGAGCAGGTGTATGTTCATGCCATTTCTGATGCCCGTTGTGTCTTTGATATGGGA GCGGAAATTGGCTTCAACATGACAATCTTGGACATTGGAGGTTCATTCAGTGGCTCTGAGACGCAGCTGGAACTG ATCAGTAATACAGTGACTTCTATGGTGGACCTATACTTCCCTTCATCCACTGGAGTTTCTGTCATCGCTGAGCCTGGAAGCTTCTTTGTGTCTTCTGCATTCACCCTGGCTGTGAACATTGTCTCCAAGGAAGCGGTGGCACGTGATCGCCAGGACCTGGACCACG ATGACCTATCTCCCACCGAGGAGCCAGAGTTCCATTACTACATGAACGAGGGAGTGTACGGGTCATTTGCCAGCAAACTCGCAGAAACACTGATTGCTGCTCCATCTGTTCACAAG AACACGTACCTGGACGCTCCAGTgttcagcagcagcctgtgggGTCCTTCTGGGGATGAACTGGACCAAGTGGTGGAGCACTGTCTGTTACCTGAGCTCAACATCGGAGACTGGCTCATGTTCTCACATGCCGGGGCCTACAGTCTGGGTCAGCCACTGTGCACCTCCACTGACTCCCCACCTCCCCCGGTCTACTATGTCATCTCCACTAGGGACTG GTTCGAGATGCAGGACACTGGTGTCACCCACGAGGCTACGCTGAAGAACTTCTCACTGGTTCCTTACTTTCTCAATTCCTGCCAAACAGAGGCTGCACTGTCTGTCCCGGCTTAG